From Neodiprion pinetum isolate iyNeoPine1 chromosome 7, iyNeoPine1.2, whole genome shotgun sequence, a single genomic window includes:
- the LOC124223616 gene encoding telomerase reverse transcriptase-like isoform X1 — MLSEFREFVDFIQEITSDYPSKLVEFFRDIFIYVPDDKIPPKFEYMCPAATKPTALTVSLQKYFANQTKDFCELTYNEGWDQLEEHLGPDLLRFCLTECIFAKKTNAGAFMVSNLSNLCKKIPVNPPEKLSKRFYHTAKCQEESTDDLLVSRDDKINEWEKLQKNLIHLFCPDDIDISTDANLFKTSSSRKFPDGHVLVKKNSMTTMSSQVINTRVGNKKIVQYEDCMEPLELLLKKLKKAHSKYNYEKALNRLISSNTVASSGEKTIEHHNSGNQLPLPVLKKYFNNIFNHVIPRELFGSNKNRNTVIKIICHLLETPQYQSINLRSYILKMRVSEIRWLDGVKNSDVQWTILGKLLKWFFKNYVLEIFRTQLYIMVTNSKKKIYFKQIDWQKLTAEFLKKMSRDKVIARVNGITTKVSCNGRWILFPKKNGVRPIMSRVGGSEVGENTKLALCFLQQLHITKYGESGKQIFIEKWRNLVDKFRNERNKTVYLVCCDIQNAYGAIDQNKLLEIVESLAHSAGPQLSLKWYKISKNINAVKSNCSRSKKCFKYPELELPVHSKSIFACGSDKVVKVRTKVLLCEIKKNVLMQNILISNQRYLLQKGIAQGAILSTALCDLYYAHMVETNLSEFKDKGLLCRYVDDFLFATEDKALAERFLQYVHKGCPDYNCSFNAAKTRTNLPGHEHTMNDITYLGYNIHPKTLEVTSDFSKSPRYTTVLSKPRYQILQTFHKRLSNLASLKIDGMVLDLKINSEDTMIHNVNCMFKRQAERCLWLLSALFDDMSSQLSEIFKIIRSTNLQIFRRIHRYFLTHGYNFESLVPRLLVIPWKSYRQVFGKKPSIHVHFRSLFLKSIKMNEHDRAN; from the exons ATGTTGAGTGAATTTCGCGAGTTCGTGGATTTTATCCAAGAAATAACAAGCGATTACCCCAGCAAgttggttgaattttttcgggACATATTCATTTACGTTCCTGACGATAAAATACCgccaaaatttgaatacatgTGCCCTGCAGCTACGAAACCCACGGCGTTAACTGTTTCActtcagaaatattttgccAACCAAACTAAAGACTTCTGCGAATTAACGTACAACGAAGGTTGGGATCAGTTGGAAGAACACTTGGGACCTGATCTTTTGCG ATTCTGTCTCACCGAGTGTATATTTGCAAAGAAAACAAATGCCGGTGCTTTCATGGTATCAAACTTATCAaatttgtgcaaaaaaatACCAGTCAACCCTCCTGAAAAACTAAGCAAACGATTTTATCACACAGCTAAATGTCAAGAAG AAAGTACCGATGATTTACTCGTTTCCCGAGACGATAAAATTAACGAATGGGAGAAGCTGCAGAAAAATCTGATTCACTTATTTTGTCCCGATGACATAGATATTTCAACGGATGCAAATTTGTTCAAAACTTCGAGTAGTCGAAAGTTTCCAGATGGTCATGTACTAGTCAAGAAAAATAGTATGACAACTATGTCTTCCCAGGTCATCAACACACGagtaggaaataaaaaaattgtccagTACGAAGATTGCATGGAGCCGCTAGAGCTGCTGCTTAAGAAACTGAAGAAAGCTCATTCCAAATACAATTACGAAAAGGCGCTGAATAGACTGATTTCTTCAAACACAGTGGCTTCTAGTGGTGAGAAGACAATTGAGCACCACAATTCTGGAAATCAGCTACCACTTCCAGTCTTAAAGAAATActtcaataatattttcaaccacGTGATTCCACGAGAATTGTTTGGAAGTAACAAGAACAGAAATactgtgataaaaataatttgccaCTTGCTTGAAACACCTCAGTATCAGTCCATTAATTTGAGGTCATACATTTTAAAAATGAGG GTATCTGAAATCCGTTGGCTGGACGGTGTCAAGAACAGTGATGTCCAATGGACAATATTgggaaaattattgaaatggTTTTTTAAAAACTACGTACTAGAAATATTCCGTActcaattatatataatggTGACAAacagtaaaaagaaaatttacttCAAACAAATCGATTGGCAGAAACTGACCGCTGAATTTCTTAAGAAAATGTCACGGGACAAAGTTATCGCCAGAGTCAATGGCATCACTACTAAGGTCTCCTGCAACGGTAGGTGGATTCTTTTTCCAAAGAAGAATGGAGTGAGGCCTATTATGTCTCGAGTTGG GGGCAGCGAAGTAGGTGAAAATACAAAACTGGCTCTCTGCTTCCTGCAGCAGCTGCATATAACAAAGTATGGAGAAtcaggaaaacaaattttcattgaaaaatggcgaaaccTAGTAGATAAATTTAGGAATGAAAGGAACAAAACTGTGTACTTGGTGTGTTGTGATATCCAAAATGCTTATGGGGCGATTGATCAGA ATAAACTTCTGGAAATTGTGGAATCGCTTGCTCATTCAGCTGGTCCGCAACTGAGCctcaaatggtataaaatatCCAAAAATATCAATGCAGTAAAGTCAAACTGCTCTAGATCAAAGAAATGCTTCAAGTATCCGGAACTCGAACTACCGGTCCACTCGAAATCAATATTTGCCTGTGGATCTGATAAGGTGGTCAAAGTCAGAACAAAAGTGTTGCTttgtgagataaaaaaaaacgtactaATGCAGAAT ATACTTATATCAAACCAAAGGTATTTACTTCAAAAAGGAATTGCTCAAGGGGCTATATTATCGACTGCGTTATGTGACTTGTATTATGCACACATGGTAGAAACGAATCTGTCAGAATTCAAGGATAAGGGTTTACTATGTCGATATGTAGATGATTTTCTATTCGCAACAGAAGATAAAGCCTTGGCTGAACG ATTTTTGCAGTACGTGCATAAAGGATGCCCAGATTATAACTGCAGTTTCAATGCCGCTAAGACAAGAACAAACTTACCAGGCCATGAACATACTATGAACGATATCACCTATCTAGGCTATAATATCCATCCAAAAACTCTAGAGGTAACGtcggatttttcaaaaagccCACGATACACGACCGTTCTGTCAAAGCCACGTTATCAAATATTACA AACATTTCACAAGCGATTATCGAACTTGGCTTCGCTTAAGATAGATGGAATGGTTTTGGATCTTAAAATAAACAGCGAAGATACTATGATACACAATGTAAATTGCATGTTCAAAAGGCAAGCCGAACGCTGTCTGTGGCTTCTAAGTGCACTGTTTGATGATATGTCTAGTCAGCTCAGTGAAATCTTTAAAATCATAAGGTCGACTAACTTACAAATCTTTCGACGCATACATCGGTATTTTCTTACAC ATGGGTATAACTTTGAAAGCCTCGTCCCACGATTGTTGGTTATACCGTGGAAATCATATCGACAAGTATTCGGCAAGAAGCCCAGTATTCACGTCCATTTTCGGTCACTGTTTCTCAAGAGCATAAAAATGAACGAACATGACAGGGCCAATTGA
- the LOC124223616 gene encoding telomerase reverse transcriptase-like isoform X2, which yields MVSNLSNLCKKIPVNPPEKLSKRFYHTAKCQEESTDDLLVSRDDKINEWEKLQKNLIHLFCPDDIDISTDANLFKTSSSRKFPDGHVLVKKNSMTTMSSQVINTRVGNKKIVQYEDCMEPLELLLKKLKKAHSKYNYEKALNRLISSNTVASSGEKTIEHHNSGNQLPLPVLKKYFNNIFNHVIPRELFGSNKNRNTVIKIICHLLETPQYQSINLRSYILKMRVSEIRWLDGVKNSDVQWTILGKLLKWFFKNYVLEIFRTQLYIMVTNSKKKIYFKQIDWQKLTAEFLKKMSRDKVIARVNGITTKVSCNGRWILFPKKNGVRPIMSRVGGSEVGENTKLALCFLQQLHITKYGESGKQIFIEKWRNLVDKFRNERNKTVYLVCCDIQNAYGAIDQNKLLEIVESLAHSAGPQLSLKWYKISKNINAVKSNCSRSKKCFKYPELELPVHSKSIFACGSDKVVKVRTKVLLCEIKKNVLMQNILISNQRYLLQKGIAQGAILSTALCDLYYAHMVETNLSEFKDKGLLCRYVDDFLFATEDKALAERFLQYVHKGCPDYNCSFNAAKTRTNLPGHEHTMNDITYLGYNIHPKTLEVTSDFSKSPRYTTVLSKPRYQILQTFHKRLSNLASLKIDGMVLDLKINSEDTMIHNVNCMFKRQAERCLWLLSALFDDMSSQLSEIFKIIRSTNLQIFRRIHRYFLTHGYNFESLVPRLLVIPWKSYRQVFGKKPSIHVHFRSLFLKSIKMNEHDRAN from the exons ATGGTATCAAACTTATCAaatttgtgcaaaaaaatACCAGTCAACCCTCCTGAAAAACTAAGCAAACGATTTTATCACACAGCTAAATGTCAAGAAG AAAGTACCGATGATTTACTCGTTTCCCGAGACGATAAAATTAACGAATGGGAGAAGCTGCAGAAAAATCTGATTCACTTATTTTGTCCCGATGACATAGATATTTCAACGGATGCAAATTTGTTCAAAACTTCGAGTAGTCGAAAGTTTCCAGATGGTCATGTACTAGTCAAGAAAAATAGTATGACAACTATGTCTTCCCAGGTCATCAACACACGagtaggaaataaaaaaattgtccagTACGAAGATTGCATGGAGCCGCTAGAGCTGCTGCTTAAGAAACTGAAGAAAGCTCATTCCAAATACAATTACGAAAAGGCGCTGAATAGACTGATTTCTTCAAACACAGTGGCTTCTAGTGGTGAGAAGACAATTGAGCACCACAATTCTGGAAATCAGCTACCACTTCCAGTCTTAAAGAAATActtcaataatattttcaaccacGTGATTCCACGAGAATTGTTTGGAAGTAACAAGAACAGAAATactgtgataaaaataatttgccaCTTGCTTGAAACACCTCAGTATCAGTCCATTAATTTGAGGTCATACATTTTAAAAATGAGG GTATCTGAAATCCGTTGGCTGGACGGTGTCAAGAACAGTGATGTCCAATGGACAATATTgggaaaattattgaaatggTTTTTTAAAAACTACGTACTAGAAATATTCCGTActcaattatatataatggTGACAAacagtaaaaagaaaatttacttCAAACAAATCGATTGGCAGAAACTGACCGCTGAATTTCTTAAGAAAATGTCACGGGACAAAGTTATCGCCAGAGTCAATGGCATCACTACTAAGGTCTCCTGCAACGGTAGGTGGATTCTTTTTCCAAAGAAGAATGGAGTGAGGCCTATTATGTCTCGAGTTGG GGGCAGCGAAGTAGGTGAAAATACAAAACTGGCTCTCTGCTTCCTGCAGCAGCTGCATATAACAAAGTATGGAGAAtcaggaaaacaaattttcattgaaaaatggcgaaaccTAGTAGATAAATTTAGGAATGAAAGGAACAAAACTGTGTACTTGGTGTGTTGTGATATCCAAAATGCTTATGGGGCGATTGATCAGA ATAAACTTCTGGAAATTGTGGAATCGCTTGCTCATTCAGCTGGTCCGCAACTGAGCctcaaatggtataaaatatCCAAAAATATCAATGCAGTAAAGTCAAACTGCTCTAGATCAAAGAAATGCTTCAAGTATCCGGAACTCGAACTACCGGTCCACTCGAAATCAATATTTGCCTGTGGATCTGATAAGGTGGTCAAAGTCAGAACAAAAGTGTTGCTttgtgagataaaaaaaaacgtactaATGCAGAAT ATACTTATATCAAACCAAAGGTATTTACTTCAAAAAGGAATTGCTCAAGGGGCTATATTATCGACTGCGTTATGTGACTTGTATTATGCACACATGGTAGAAACGAATCTGTCAGAATTCAAGGATAAGGGTTTACTATGTCGATATGTAGATGATTTTCTATTCGCAACAGAAGATAAAGCCTTGGCTGAACG ATTTTTGCAGTACGTGCATAAAGGATGCCCAGATTATAACTGCAGTTTCAATGCCGCTAAGACAAGAACAAACTTACCAGGCCATGAACATACTATGAACGATATCACCTATCTAGGCTATAATATCCATCCAAAAACTCTAGAGGTAACGtcggatttttcaaaaagccCACGATACACGACCGTTCTGTCAAAGCCACGTTATCAAATATTACA AACATTTCACAAGCGATTATCGAACTTGGCTTCGCTTAAGATAGATGGAATGGTTTTGGATCTTAAAATAAACAGCGAAGATACTATGATACACAATGTAAATTGCATGTTCAAAAGGCAAGCCGAACGCTGTCTGTGGCTTCTAAGTGCACTGTTTGATGATATGTCTAGTCAGCTCAGTGAAATCTTTAAAATCATAAGGTCGACTAACTTACAAATCTTTCGACGCATACATCGGTATTTTCTTACAC ATGGGTATAACTTTGAAAGCCTCGTCCCACGATTGTTGGTTATACCGTGGAAATCATATCGACAAGTATTCGGCAAGAAGCCCAGTATTCACGTCCATTTTCGGTCACTGTTTCTCAAGAGCATAAAAATGAACGAACATGACAGGGCCAATTGA
- the LOC124223619 gene encoding protein phosphatase methylesterase 1 isoform X2, translating into MSSLQKSILKSKLPPSGLDFGMPSRACKSRAFQRKRDYDPVEWHPYFDESKDVKIQENTFHIYTKGNEGPILVLLHGGGFSALTWAEFTKSIMTMVICKVMAIDLRGHGDSHTTNDDDLSSDSLACDVAAIIEATTDNSPVILVGHSMGGAVAVRAAPLIPNIAGMAVIDVVEGTAMDALTSMQSFLRSRPSSFSTIPQAIEWCTKTGKLATHDIPSVLASHDHSNNVEPVPQRDDAIPEEEPLAMSPPTVTSPTASTSSNKNYTWRIDLGKTEQHWSGWFQGLSAAFLNVSAPKMLLLAGVDRLDRELTVGQMQGKFQMQVLPACGHAVHEDVPDKVAEAVASFMVRHKFAEPASDFSRTLPAY; encoded by the exons ATGTCTTCACtacaaaaatcgattttgaaaTCCAAGTTGCCACCGTCAGGCCTTGATTTCGGTATGCCTTCTAG AGCCTGCAAATCAAGAGCCTTTCAACGAAAGCGGGACTACGATCCTGTCGAGTGGCATCCATATTTTGACGAGTCTAAAGATGTTAAAATTCAGGAGAACACGTTCCACATTTATACCAAGGGAAATGAAGGCCCAATTTTAGTTCTGCTTCATGGCGGGGGTTTCAGTGCTTTGACATGGGCGGAGTTTACG AAGTCAATAATGACGATGGTGATATGTAAAGTAATGGCAATAGATTTGCGAGGTCACGGAGATTCACATACAACAAACGACGATGATCTATCGTCAGATTCGTTAGCatg TGATGTAGCAGCAATTATAGAGGCAACTACTGACAACTCCCCTGTAATATTAGTTGGTCACAGCATGGGAGGCGCTGTAGCAGTTCGCGCGGCTCCATTGATTCCAAACATTGCTGGGATGGCTGTAATTGACGTTGTTGAAGGAACAGCTATGGATGCTCTCACATCTATGCAAAGTTTCCTCAGATCTCGACCAAGCAGTTTCAGTACTATACCTCAAGCAATTGAATGGTg taCGAAAACAGGCAAGTTAGCAACACACGATATTCCGTCAGTATTGGCTTCACATGACCACTCAAATAATGTGGAACCAGTGCCACAGCGGGACGACGCAATCCCAGAAGAAGAACCTCTGGCCATGTCACCACCAACAGTCACTTCTCCAACGGCTTCCACTTCCagcaataaaaattacacgtgGAGAATAGATCTGGGGAAAACGGAACAGCATTGGTCAGGCTGGTTCCAAGGTTTGTCTGCAGCCTTTCTGAACGTCTCGGCACCCAAAATGCTGCTACTGGCAGGAGTAGATAGACTCGACAGGGAACTTACAGTTGGTCAAATGCAAG gCAAGTTTCAAATGCAAGTGCTTCCTGCCTGTGGTCATGCGGTACATGAGGATGTTCCAGATAAAGTGGCGGAAGCTGTAGCATCGTTTATGGTCAGGCATAAATTTGCTGAACCCGCCTCAGACTTTTCACG AACGCTACCGGCTTATTAA
- the LOC124223619 gene encoding protein phosphatase methylesterase 1 isoform X1, with protein MSSLQKSILKSKLPPSGLDFGMPSRACKSRAFQRKRDYDPVEWHPYFDESKDVKIQENTFHIYTKGNEGPILVLLHGGGFSALTWAEFTKSIMTMVICKVMAIDLRGHGDSHTTNDDDLSSDSLACDVAAIIEATTDNSPVILVGHSMGGAVAVRAAPLIPNIAGMAVIDVVEGTAMDALTSMQSFLRSRPSSFSTIPQAIEWCIRSGQIRNIDSAKVSVPGQIKNTKTGKLATHDIPSVLASHDHSNNVEPVPQRDDAIPEEEPLAMSPPTVTSPTASTSSNKNYTWRIDLGKTEQHWSGWFQGLSAAFLNVSAPKMLLLAGVDRLDRELTVGQMQGKFQMQVLPACGHAVHEDVPDKVAEAVASFMVRHKFAEPASDFSRTLPAY; from the exons ATGTCTTCACtacaaaaatcgattttgaaaTCCAAGTTGCCACCGTCAGGCCTTGATTTCGGTATGCCTTCTAG AGCCTGCAAATCAAGAGCCTTTCAACGAAAGCGGGACTACGATCCTGTCGAGTGGCATCCATATTTTGACGAGTCTAAAGATGTTAAAATTCAGGAGAACACGTTCCACATTTATACCAAGGGAAATGAAGGCCCAATTTTAGTTCTGCTTCATGGCGGGGGTTTCAGTGCTTTGACATGGGCGGAGTTTACG AAGTCAATAATGACGATGGTGATATGTAAAGTAATGGCAATAGATTTGCGAGGTCACGGAGATTCACATACAACAAACGACGATGATCTATCGTCAGATTCGTTAGCatg TGATGTAGCAGCAATTATAGAGGCAACTACTGACAACTCCCCTGTAATATTAGTTGGTCACAGCATGGGAGGCGCTGTAGCAGTTCGCGCGGCTCCATTGATTCCAAACATTGCTGGGATGGCTGTAATTGACGTTGTTGAAGGAACAGCTATGGATGCTCTCACATCTATGCAAAGTTTCCTCAGATCTCGACCAAGCAGTTTCAGTACTATACCTCAAGCAATTGAATGGTg TATACGCAGTGGGCAAATCCGTAATATCGATTCGGCCAAAGTATCTGTTCCTgggcaaataaaaaa taCGAAAACAGGCAAGTTAGCAACACACGATATTCCGTCAGTATTGGCTTCACATGACCACTCAAATAATGTGGAACCAGTGCCACAGCGGGACGACGCAATCCCAGAAGAAGAACCTCTGGCCATGTCACCACCAACAGTCACTTCTCCAACGGCTTCCACTTCCagcaataaaaattacacgtgGAGAATAGATCTGGGGAAAACGGAACAGCATTGGTCAGGCTGGTTCCAAGGTTTGTCTGCAGCCTTTCTGAACGTCTCGGCACCCAAAATGCTGCTACTGGCAGGAGTAGATAGACTCGACAGGGAACTTACAGTTGGTCAAATGCAAG gCAAGTTTCAAATGCAAGTGCTTCCTGCCTGTGGTCATGCGGTACATGAGGATGTTCCAGATAAAGTGGCGGAAGCTGTAGCATCGTTTATGGTCAGGCATAAATTTGCTGAACCCGCCTCAGACTTTTCACG AACGCTACCGGCTTATTAA